Proteins encoded by one window of Acuticoccus sp. MNP-M23:
- the prfA gene encoding peptide chain release factor 1: MTMLHRQRLDDVVDRFNIIEQRMASGPAPDEFVALSREYAELEPLVAMVNALRNAETELKGVNEMLATGGELAELAQEEKPTLVEKVEALTDEIRLSLLPKDEADGKSAILEVRAGTGGDEAALFAGDLFRMYEKLAAEHRWKVEVMSLSEGESGGFKEVIAAVRGDGVFARLKYESGVHRVQRVPSTESQGRIHTSAATVAVLPEAEDVDIDIPAGDIRIDTMRASGAGGQHVNTTDSAVRITHLPTGIVVTSSEKSQHQNRARAMEVLRARLYDLHRQTADDARAADRKTQVGSGDRSERIRTYNFPQGRVSDHRINLTLYKLDEILSGPGLDEVIDALATDHQTRLLADADA, encoded by the coding sequence ATCACCATGCTCCACCGTCAGCGGCTCGACGATGTCGTCGACCGCTTCAACATCATCGAACAACGCATGGCGTCCGGTCCGGCGCCGGACGAATTCGTCGCGCTTTCGCGCGAGTACGCCGAGCTTGAACCGTTGGTGGCGATGGTCAACGCACTGCGCAACGCCGAAACGGAGCTGAAGGGCGTCAACGAGATGCTGGCGACCGGCGGCGAGCTTGCGGAGCTTGCGCAGGAGGAAAAGCCCACCCTGGTCGAGAAGGTGGAGGCGTTGACCGACGAGATCCGCCTCTCGCTCCTGCCCAAGGACGAGGCTGACGGCAAATCGGCAATTTTGGAAGTGCGCGCCGGCACCGGCGGCGACGAAGCGGCTCTCTTCGCCGGAGACCTTTTTCGCATGTACGAAAAACTTGCCGCCGAGCACCGCTGGAAGGTGGAAGTGATGAGCCTGTCGGAGGGCGAATCGGGCGGCTTCAAGGAAGTGATTGCGGCCGTGCGCGGCGACGGCGTGTTCGCGCGGCTGAAATATGAGTCCGGCGTCCACCGGGTCCAGCGCGTGCCGAGCACCGAAAGCCAGGGCCGCATCCACACCTCCGCCGCGACGGTTGCGGTTCTGCCCGAGGCCGAGGACGTCGACATCGACATTCCCGCCGGTGACATCCGCATCGACACCATGCGCGCCTCGGGTGCCGGCGGACAGCACGTCAACACCACCGATTCGGCGGTTCGCATCACTCACCTGCCCACCGGGATCGTGGTCACGTCGTCGGAAAAATCGCAGCATCAGAACCGCGCTCGCGCCATGGAAGTGCTGCGGGCACGGCTTTACGACCTCCACCGGCAGACCGCCGATGACGCCCGTGCGGCCGACCGCAAGACCCAGGTCGGCTCCGGGGACAGGTCCGAGCGAATTCGAACGTATAATTTCCCTCAGGGTCGGGTCTCCGACCACCGCATCAACCTGACGCTCTACAAGCTCGATGAGATCCTTTCCGGTCCCGGTCTAGATGAAGTAATCGATGCCCTTGCCACAGATCACCAGACCCGCCTCCTCGCAGACGCCGATGCTTGA
- a CDS encoding NAD-dependent epimerase, protein MADSEMPQTVLVTGVAGFIGFHVARTLLSRGVRVIGADIVNAYYDVSLKEARLDELEKTAASTDGSFDFHRIDLAEIDAVARLFSDNAFDRVIHLAAQAGVRHSLEHPHAYVQSNLIAFTNILEGCRHTGVKHLTYASTSSVYGANTSLPFREGDSASHPLQFYAATKRANELMAHSYSHLFRLPTTGLRFFTVYGPWGRPDMALFKFTKAILAGEPIEVFNHGNHTRDFTYVDDIVAGILAASDKPATPDPEWQSDDPDPATSNAPFRIYNIGNNAPAKLSAYIAAIEETLGQAAQQTLLPLQPGDAPDTYADTTRLEAATGIRPSTTIDTGVRRFVDWYRAYYGV, encoded by the coding sequence ATGGCCGACTCTGAAATGCCGCAGACCGTTCTGGTCACGGGGGTCGCCGGCTTCATCGGCTTCCATGTGGCGCGAACGCTGTTGTCCCGCGGCGTTCGGGTGATCGGCGCCGATATCGTCAACGCCTACTATGACGTGTCGTTGAAAGAGGCGCGGCTCGACGAGCTTGAGAAGACCGCGGCCAGCACGGACGGCTCGTTCGACTTCCACCGGATCGACCTTGCCGAGATCGACGCCGTGGCGCGGCTCTTTTCGGACAATGCGTTCGACCGGGTGATCCATCTGGCTGCGCAGGCCGGGGTGCGGCATTCGCTGGAACATCCTCACGCGTATGTGCAGTCGAACCTCATCGCGTTCACCAACATCCTCGAAGGGTGCCGGCACACGGGGGTGAAGCACCTCACCTACGCGTCCACCTCCTCGGTCTATGGCGCCAACACCAGCCTGCCCTTCCGCGAAGGTGACAGCGCCAGCCACCCCCTCCAGTTTTACGCCGCCACCAAGCGCGCCAACGAGCTGATGGCGCACAGCTACAGCCACCTCTTCCGGTTGCCGACCACGGGTCTGCGCTTCTTCACCGTCTACGGGCCCTGGGGCCGGCCGGACATGGCGCTGTTCAAGTTCACCAAGGCCATTCTGGCGGGCGAACCCATCGAAGTGTTCAACCACGGCAACCACACGCGTGACTTCACGTATGTGGACGATATCGTCGCCGGGATCCTGGCCGCCAGCGACAAGCCGGCCACCCCGGACCCCGAGTGGCAGTCGGACGATCCGGACCCTGCCACGTCCAACGCGCCGTTCCGCATCTACAACATCGGCAACAACGCGCCGGCCAAGCTGTCTGCCTATATTGCCGCCATCGAGGAAACGCTGGGGCAAGCTGCGCAGCAGACACTGTTGCCGCTCCAGCCGGGAGATGCACCCGACACTTACGCCGATACCACCCGGCTGGAAGCCGCGACCGGCATCCGCCCCAGCACGACCATCGACACCGGCGTGCGCCGCTTTGTGGACTGGTACCGCGCCTATTACGGAGTGTGA
- a CDS encoding NAD-dependent succinate-semialdehyde dehydrogenase, translating into MDHTDLYIDGAFRPASDGGRFDVLNPADETVLASVASATTADADAALDAAGAAFAEWAGRTPRARSQILRRAFELMTERIDEFARLITLENGKALSDAKGEAAYAAEFFRWYAEEAVRAEGHLGHAPASGARILVHQKPAGIAVLVTPWNFPAAMGTRKIAPALAAGCPVIIKPASETPLTMLALMPLLEEAGVPKGIVNVLPSRSSGTIVARMMGDPRVRVISFTGSTEVGRKLLHTAADTILKPAMELGGNAPFIVFEDADLEAAADGLMVAKMRNGGEACTAANRIYVHKAVEERFTEIFTAKMAALKMGNGLDDGVGLGPLVNADTRDKVAGFVDDAVAKGATVRLGGERPGGTGFYYPATVLTGITPNALLVDDEIFGPVAAIQTFDDEADVIARANDTEYGLVAYLYTGDFKRGLKVSETLDYGMIGLNRGLVSDPAAPFGGTKQSGLGREGGKEGMAEFMETQYISAAW; encoded by the coding sequence ATGGACCACACCGACCTTTACATTGACGGCGCTTTCCGCCCGGCTTCCGACGGCGGCCGCTTCGACGTTCTCAACCCCGCCGACGAGACCGTGCTTGCCTCCGTCGCATCCGCCACCACGGCCGACGCGGACGCGGCGCTGGACGCCGCCGGCGCCGCCTTCGCGGAGTGGGCCGGACGCACCCCGCGTGCCCGCAGCCAGATCCTGCGCCGTGCATTCGAGCTGATGACGGAACGGATCGACGAGTTCGCCCGCCTCATCACGCTCGAAAACGGCAAAGCGCTCTCCGACGCAAAGGGCGAAGCGGCCTACGCTGCCGAATTCTTCCGCTGGTACGCCGAGGAGGCCGTGCGCGCCGAGGGCCACCTTGGCCACGCCCCGGCGTCCGGCGCCCGCATTCTCGTCCACCAGAAGCCTGCCGGCATTGCCGTTCTCGTCACCCCGTGGAATTTTCCCGCCGCGATGGGCACGCGGAAGATTGCGCCGGCGCTGGCGGCGGGCTGCCCCGTCATCATCAAGCCGGCCTCCGAAACGCCCCTCACCATGCTGGCGCTGATGCCGCTTCTTGAAGAGGCCGGCGTGCCGAAGGGCATCGTCAACGTGCTTCCCAGCCGCTCGTCGGGCACCATTGTCGCCCGGATGATGGGCGACCCGCGTGTGCGCGTGATTTCGTTCACCGGCTCCACCGAGGTGGGCCGCAAACTCCTTCACACCGCAGCCGACACCATCCTCAAGCCGGCCATGGAGCTGGGCGGCAACGCGCCGTTCATCGTGTTCGAGGATGCCGACCTTGAAGCGGCGGCCGACGGGCTGATGGTCGCCAAGATGCGCAATGGCGGCGAGGCCTGCACCGCAGCCAACCGCATCTATGTGCACAAGGCGGTGGAAGAGCGCTTCACCGAGATCTTCACCGCCAAGATGGCCGCATTGAAGATGGGCAACGGGCTCGATGACGGCGTTGGCCTTGGCCCCCTCGTCAACGCCGACACGCGCGACAAGGTGGCGGGCTTTGTGGACGATGCCGTTGCCAAGGGCGCAACGGTCCGCCTCGGCGGCGAGCGCCCCGGCGGAACGGGGTTCTACTATCCGGCAACCGTGCTGACCGGCATCACCCCGAACGCGCTTCTGGTGGATGACGAAATCTTCGGTCCGGTGGCCGCCATCCAGACCTTCGACGACGAGGCGGACGTGATCGCCCGCGCCAACGACACCGAATATGGTCTGGTCGCCTACCTCTATACCGGCGATTTCAAGCGCGGGCTGAAAGTTTCCGAAACGCTGGACTACGGCATGATCGGCCTCAATCGCGGGCTGGTTTCGGACCCGGCGGCACCGTTCGGCGGCACCAAGCAATCCGGCCTCGGGCGCGAAGGCGGCAAGGAAGGCATGGCCGAGTTCATGGAAACCCAGTATATCTCGGCCGCCTGGTAG
- the prmC gene encoding peptide chain release factor N(5)-glutamine methyltransferase: MLEHGGHEIELQTLYTSVKNAFREAGLPTPDLDARLLVTETLGVSTAQLIANPRRKIAPDLARELHEKAKARLAGQSIGRILGRRAFWSLDLRVSPHTLEPRPETETVVELALAALTEIAPPVLVADLGVGTGAILLSILSERLDARGVGVDVSELALRQAARNAERHNLADRTLFVQSDFGAALAPVFDLVVSNPPYIATADIEQLDATVRDYDPRLALDGGIDGLDCYRTVFRQAGSMLRKNGRLIVEIDPRAHDIVVDEAARHGLIHLASADDLSGRPRAVSLGAPRS; encoded by the coding sequence ATGCTTGAGCACGGCGGGCACGAGATCGAACTGCAGACGCTCTATACGAGCGTCAAGAACGCCTTTCGCGAGGCGGGACTGCCGACGCCCGACCTTGATGCCCGCCTGCTCGTCACCGAAACGCTGGGCGTGTCCACCGCACAGCTGATCGCCAACCCCCGCCGCAAGATCGCCCCCGATCTTGCCCGCGAACTCCACGAGAAGGCGAAGGCGCGTCTTGCCGGCCAGTCCATCGGCCGCATCCTTGGCCGGCGCGCATTCTGGTCGCTGGACCTTCGGGTCAGCCCGCACACGCTGGAACCCCGGCCCGAAACTGAAACCGTGGTGGAGCTTGCGCTTGCGGCTCTGACCGAGATTGCCCCGCCCGTCCTCGTCGCGGATCTTGGCGTTGGCACCGGGGCGATCCTCCTGTCGATCCTGTCGGAACGGCTTGATGCGCGCGGCGTCGGCGTGGATGTATCGGAGCTTGCGCTGCGCCAGGCCGCGCGCAACGCCGAGCGGCACAATCTGGCCGACCGCACGCTGTTCGTTCAGAGCGATTTCGGCGCAGCGCTGGCGCCGGTGTTCGACCTTGTGGTGTCGAACCCGCCCTACATCGCCACGGCAGACATCGAACAGCTCGATGCAACCGTGCGTGACTACGATCCTCGCCTGGCGCTTGATGGCGGCATCGACGGGCTGGATTGCTATCGCACAGTCTTCCGTCAGGCCGGGTCCATGTTGAGAAAAAATGGTCGCTTGATCGTCGAGATCGATCCGCGCGCGCACGACATTGTTGTCGATGAAGCAGCGCGGCATGGTCTGATCCACCTGGCAAGCGCGGACGACTTGTCCGGCCGTCCGCGGGCCGTGTCGCTCGGTGCGCCACGGTCATGA
- a CDS encoding metallophosphoesterase has translation MTTRIAFVSDLHHGSDGPTRRGAEALDRLAQFKAFVAYEMPDAAVDLGDRITGEGADDAARAAEVAAIFRRFDRPVHHICGNHDVKNLSVADNAEILGQTLGHACADYGGWRLVLFRARARRRKGLFHLKEGDLDFLADTIRRADRPLVVASHIPLSGQNVAENPYFSKKPERSAYQEAGALRQVLLGATVPLVAIAGHVHWNSLSLVSGQPHITLQSATDSAATHPVGSGAYAMLTLSEERIAWRVHGEDPFAAEVATRSAGRRWLMED, from the coding sequence ATGACGACAAGGATCGCCTTCGTTTCGGATCTTCACCACGGCTCGGACGGACCCACCCGCCGCGGCGCCGAGGCGCTGGACCGGCTTGCGCAGTTCAAGGCGTTCGTGGCGTACGAGATGCCGGATGCGGCGGTCGACCTTGGTGATCGCATTACAGGCGAAGGGGCGGACGATGCCGCAAGAGCCGCCGAGGTCGCTGCCATCTTCCGGCGGTTCGATCGCCCCGTCCACCATATCTGCGGCAACCACGACGTGAAGAACCTGTCCGTGGCGGATAATGCCGAAATTCTCGGCCAGACGCTCGGCCACGCCTGCGCCGATTATGGCGGGTGGCGGCTCGTCCTGTTTCGCGCACGAGCCCGTCGCCGGAAGGGCCTGTTTCATCTGAAGGAGGGCGACCTCGATTTTCTGGCCGACACGATCCGGCGCGCCGACCGGCCGCTGGTGGTGGCCAGCCACATCCCGCTTTCGGGCCAGAACGTCGCCGAGAATCCGTATTTCTCGAAGAAGCCGGAGCGCTCGGCCTATCAGGAGGCGGGGGCCTTGCGGCAGGTGCTTCTGGGCGCAACCGTGCCCCTGGTGGCGATTGCCGGCCACGTCCACTGGAATTCGCTGTCGCTGGTGTCGGGCCAGCCGCACATCACATTGCAATCAGCCACCGATTCGGCGGCGACGCATCCGGTCGGCTCAGGGGCCTACGCCATGCTGACTCTGAGCGAGGAGCGCATTGCGTGGCGCGTTCATGGCGAAGACCCCTTCGCGGCCGAGGTGGCAACCCGCTCTGCCGGCCGGCGGTGGCTGATGGAGGACTGA
- a CDS encoding nucleotide sugar dehydrogenase, translated as MDLASATIAVIGLGYVGLPVAAAFGQHRTTIGFDHNKARIDALNGGHDATGEVSADELGAATHLTLTADAADLAAASVFIIAVPTPVDGAKRPDLGALKAASRAVGAAMREGAVVIYESTVFPGCTRDVCAPILAAASGLTLDETFFLGYSPERANPGDRTHRLSTITKVTAGSTPEAAEAIDALYREIVPAGTHLAPSLEVAEAAKVIENTQRDVNIALMNELAIVFHKLGLDTGEVLAAAGTKWNFLPFRPGLVGGHCIGVDPYYLTHRAQEVGHHPEVILAGRRINDGMGAHIVDRVARLMMRKRLPVVGSKILVMGLAFKENCPDIRNSRVTDIVAELTALHADVDVWDPWVDPAEAEREYGLTVRQDAPPPGYDAMILAVAHTAFSEIGASGIRALGAPGAVFFDVKSLFEKGQSDGRL; from the coding sequence ATGGATCTTGCCTCCGCCACGATTGCCGTCATCGGCCTCGGCTATGTCGGTCTGCCGGTTGCGGCAGCCTTCGGCCAGCACCGCACCACAATCGGCTTCGACCACAACAAGGCCCGCATCGACGCGCTGAACGGCGGCCACGACGCCACCGGCGAGGTGAGCGCCGACGAACTCGGCGCGGCGACCCACCTCACCTTGACGGCCGACGCGGCCGACCTTGCCGCCGCCTCGGTCTTCATCATTGCGGTGCCGACACCGGTGGACGGCGCCAAGCGGCCGGACCTCGGGGCACTCAAGGCAGCGTCCCGCGCCGTGGGCGCCGCCATGCGCGAAGGGGCCGTGGTCATCTACGAATCGACGGTGTTTCCGGGCTGTACGCGCGATGTGTGTGCACCGATCCTCGCCGCCGCATCCGGCCTGACGCTGGATGAGACGTTCTTTCTCGGCTACAGCCCCGAGCGCGCCAACCCCGGCGACCGGACACACCGCCTCTCCACCATCACCAAGGTGACCGCCGGATCGACACCCGAGGCGGCTGAGGCGATCGACGCGCTCTACCGCGAGATCGTGCCGGCCGGCACCCATCTTGCGCCGTCGCTCGAGGTGGCGGAGGCGGCCAAGGTGATCGAGAATACCCAGCGTGACGTCAACATCGCGCTGATGAACGAGCTTGCCATCGTCTTCCACAAGCTGGGGCTCGACACGGGCGAGGTTCTGGCGGCAGCCGGCACCAAGTGGAATTTCCTGCCATTTCGCCCTGGTCTCGTCGGGGGCCACTGTATCGGCGTCGATCCCTATTATCTCACCCACCGCGCGCAGGAGGTGGGCCACCACCCCGAGGTGATCCTCGCCGGCCGCCGCATCAACGACGGCATGGGCGCCCACATCGTCGACCGCGTGGCGCGACTGATGATGCGCAAGCGGCTGCCCGTGGTCGGCTCTAAAATTCTGGTGATGGGCCTCGCCTTCAAGGAAAACTGCCCCGACATCCGCAACAGCCGCGTGACCGACATTGTGGCCGAGCTGACCGCGCTCCACGCCGACGTCGACGTGTGGGACCCGTGGGTCGATCCGGCGGAAGCCGAGCGCGAATATGGCCTCACCGTCCGGCAGGATGCCCCGCCGCCGGGCTACGATGCGATGATCCTCGCGGTCGCGCACACCGCGTTCAGCGAAATCGGCGCTTCCGGCATTCGTGCGCTCGGCGCGCCGGGCGCGGTGTTCTTCGACGTGAAATCCCTGTTTGAAAAGGGTCAGTCCGATGGCCGACTCTGA